Proteins from a genomic interval of Drosophila melanogaster chromosome 2R:
- the CG13594 gene encoding uncharacterized protein, isoform B — protein MAQTMDDMVFQCSNQNSIYVLNASYGSYGDYGTYAATKREINGSRSRAANPIGSTCSSGVLQHKFKTFGSAAATAAAAAAAAPPAMDAAAGGAANYVNPVATSMSTAMCSPATAATAALQKLFNCSVGVACQNVTHAHSNHTNQGSSSISSSHIHISGSNNNAAASNHNNSCLSAAGGVGLQGARNRSRSGECLDGAAGAVTSPAGGGGAGGLPLLPKKKCTNVKSALIAKKTKFLKYLEEEKWRSNAAVPEDAGAISNEAEPSTPSGNNNGGNLKNQSNSREAGSGTGSGSGSGCGSGGQPNKPTNWSMHNEDTSTSLASHQQLQQQAKSSSELYQEAADILGLSCSLCDNCRCLDCQSGYFDCDDDDESYSEQSLMDDEYDEFDCGAEELQAAMTAARHQDVPRMPCCPLGASSHLAHKVDSPAVHMPPQSESLGHRVAIDFDLINATCSQVLQNCETFNDLSLLDSAAGAERPFT, from the exons ATGG CCCAGACGATGGACGACATGGTCTTCCAGTGCAGCAATCAAAACTCGATCTATGTGCTGAATGCCAGCTACGGTTCCTATGGG gactatggcacatatgcggCAACAAAGCGTGAAATAAATGGCAGCCGGAGCAGAGCAGCAAATCCAATTGGGTCGACTTGCTCGAGTGGCGTCCTGCAGCATAAATTCAAAACTTTCGGCAGtgccgcagcaacagcagcagccgcgGCAGCTGCAGCGCCACCAGCCATGGATGCAGCAGCGGGAGGCGCAGCAAACTACGTAAATCCTGTCGCTACATCAATGTCAACCGCAATGTGTTCACCGGCAACGGCGGCAACGGCGGCCCTGCAAAAACTGTTCAATTGCAGCGTCGGCGTCGCCTGCCAAAATGTCACCCACGCCCACAGCAACCACACCAAccaaggcagcagcagcatcagcagcagccacatccacatcagtggcagcaacaacaatgccgcCGCCAGCAACCATAACAATAGCTGCCTGTCGGCGGCAGGCGGAGTGGGCCTCCAAGGCGCCCGGAATCGGAGCCGGAGTGGCGAATGCCTCGATGGCGCGGCGGGAGCGGTTACCTCGCCAGCcggaggcggaggagcaggTGGCCTCCCTCTGCTCCCAAAGAAGAAATGCACCAATGTCAAATCAGCGCTTATTGCCAAGAAGACAAAGTTTCTCAAATATCTCGAAGAAGAAAAATGGCGCAGCAACGCGGCAGTTCCGGAAGATGCTGGTGCCATCAG CAATGAGGCGGAGCCATCCACCCcgagcggcaacaacaacggcggcaACTTGAAAAATCAGAGCAACAGTCGGGAGGCTGGAAGTGGCACtggaagtggcagtggaaGTGGATGTGGAAGTGGGGGGCAGCCGAACAAACCGACCAACTGGAGCATGCATAATGAGGACACCAGCACGTCGCTGGCCAGCCACCAGCAACTACAACAGCAGGCGAAATCGAGTTCCGAGCTCTACCAGGAGGCAGCCGACATTTTGGGCCTGAGTTGCAGCCTCTGTGATAATTGCCGATGCCTGGACTGCCAG AGCGGCTACTTTGActgcgacgacgacgatgagaGCTACTCAGAGCAATCGCTGATGGACGACGAGTACGACGAGTTCGACTGCGGTGCGGAGGAGCTGCAGGCGGCGATGACAGCAGCCCGGCACCAGGATGTGCCCCGGATGCCCTGCTGCCCGCTGGGGGCGAGTTCCCACCTTGCGCACAAGGTGGACTCCCCGGCCGTACATATGCCCCCGCAATCGGAATCCCTGGGCCATCGGGTGGCCAtcgattttgatttaattaacgCCACTTGCAGCCAGGTGCTGCAAAACTGTGAAACATTCAACGATTTGAGTCTGCTAGATTCCGCCGCCGGAGCCGAGCGTCCTTTCACGTAA